The Pseudomonas sp. MPC6 nucleotide sequence GCGAATGTTGACTCAGCACGTGCCTGTTCCAGCAAACCCATCTGCCTGGACGATGGCAATGCCTGCCCGATCGGTCTAGCTGTCACTTGCGGTTGCGGTTGCGCCACCAGGCGCTCGTCGCTCGGTGGAATGCCGAAACACTCGCGATAGCACTTTGAGAAATGGGGTGTGGACACGAAGCCACACACCACCGACAACTCCACGATGGAGATCGACGTTTGCTTGAGCAACTGACGCGCGCGGATCAGGCGCAGCTTGAGGTAATACCGCGAAGGCGAGGATTTCAGGTATTTCTGAAACAACCGCTCCAGCTGTCGACGGGACAAGCCGACATAATTCGCCAGTTCATCGAGGTCAATCGGTTCTTCCAGATTGGCCTCCATCAAGGCGACGATTTCCTGCAACTTCGGTTGATGGGTACCGAGCATGTGCTTGAGGGGCACTCGCTGGTGATCCTGCTCGTTGCGGATTCGCTCATAGACAAACATGTCGGAGATGGCCGCTGACAGTTCATGACCATGATCGCGACTGATCAGGTGCAGCATCATGTCCAATGGCGCGGTGCCACCGGAGCTGGTGACGCGGTCCCGGTCGAGCGTAAACAAACTGGAACTGAGGTTCACTCGCGGAAAGGCTTCTTGCATGGCCGCCAGGAATTCCCAGTGCACGCTGCAATCGAAGCCATCGAGCAAGCCTGCCTGCGCCAAGGCCCAACTGCCTGTGCATACACCCCCCATCCGCTTCGAGCGCCGCGCCTGAGCTCGCAACCAGGTAATGTGTTCCCGGGTCACCGCACTTTGAATGCCCGTGCCACCGCAGACGATCACGGTATCGAGCAGCAGTGCGTCATCGATCGACGAATCCGCAGTGATCGGCATGCCGTCGCTGGCCCACACCTGCGCGCCCCCCAAGGTGAACGTGTGCCAACGGTACAGCTCTTGACCGGTCAACTGATTGGCCATTCGCAGGGGCTCTACAGCGGATGCCAGGGAGATCAAGGTGAATTGGTCCAGTAGCAGAAAACCAATGGTCTGGGGAGGAACGGCCCTGGGGGTGTCGTATGCCATCGGAAGTCAGCCTCGCAGCGATCGGTCACGCGTCTTCACACCGGGGCATGAAGTGACACGTCACCTTACGCGGCAGCTCTTCAATGCAAGTAGCCTGAGTGCGCCAGTTGCGAGTCTGATTTCGACATGCACTGGCGATCTTGATGGAAGCAGATTGATTGGCCGCGCGAGGTAAAGGCTGGATCAAAAGATCGCAGCCTCGCTTCGCTCGACGGCTCCAACGGGGGGATGGGCTCATCCGGGAGTCAGTGAATGCCCACGGTGAACGTCAGGCACCGCGTGGGCAGTGCCGGCGTCCGCCGTGACTTGAGGCTCTTACTCGGTCACACCAACGATGTGCTCGGGTACAGGCTCGGCATCGCTGATCGGCGCGTTGAGCAGCAGGTAGTACGCCAGGGCCGAACACAGCGCCACCACCGCGCTGATCATGAACGCGGTATTGAACGAACCCGAGTACTGGATGCTGAAGCCGGTGACGATCGGCGCGACGGAACCGGCGATGTAGCCGCCGAAGTTCTGGATCGAACCGAACGAGGCCACCCGGCGGCTGTCGACGATGGTGTTGACGATCATCCAGGCGGTGGCACTGGCCATGTTGATGCTGAACAGCGCCAGGCACAGCAGGATGATGCAACCGGTCAGGCCAGTGACGAACGACAGCGGCACGGTGAACAGCGCAGCCAGCACCAGGCCGGTGATCACGCCGAATTTGCGGCTGGCCAGGATGCTCATGCCACGGCGTACCAGCCTGTCGCAGAAGCGCCCGGCGACGATGGTGCCCACTGCGCCGAAGCCATAGGCCAGCGACACCAGCCACGCGGTCTTGTACAGGTTCATGCCATGCTCGCGCTCGAAGTAACCGGGCAGCCAGGTCAGGTGCAGCCACAGCATGTAGATCACGCCCATGAAGCCCAGGACCGCGCCCCAGGTGCTGCGGTGCTTGAACAGGTCGAGCCAGCCGGCAAAGTAGGAAACCTTCGGTGCCTTGGGGTCGGCCGCTTGCACGTGGGGACTTTTCTCGGTCGGCAACGGTTTGCCTTCAGCCGCGAGCTCGGCCAGGTACTGCGCCTTGCTCTTGTAGAAGGCCAGCCAGCACACGGCCAGGACGATACCGATCGCGCCGGTGATGATGAACATCCCGCGCCAGCCGAAGTTGACCATGAACAGCGTCAGCAAGGGCGGCGCCAGGCATGGGCCCAGGCAGGTTGACGACCAGACGATCCCGGTCGGCGTGCCGCGCTCGTTGGCATCGAACCATTCGGACAGGGCCTTGGCCGCCGAAGGGAACATCGGCGCCTCGCCAATTCCCAGCACCACGCGCAGGCCCATGAAGCCGGCGAAGCTGTTGACCATGCCGAACGTCGACTGAGCCACCGACCAGACCAGCAATGAAGCGCCCAGGGCGATCTTGCTGCCCAGGCGGTCGATGATCATGCCCATCGGTAATTGCGCAAAGGCGTAGGCAATGGAGAAGGCCGACAACAGAATGCCCATCTGCGAAGGGCTGATCATCATGTCCTTCTGGATCGAGGTATTGGCGATCGACAGCGCACTGCGGTCCAGGTAGTTGACGATGCCGATCAACAACAGGAATACAACGGTGATGTTTTGATACTTCTTCAGTGGTTTCATCTGATGGCCTTTATTATTGTTATTGCAGCGGTTTCAATACCGGGCCGATCCATCATCCGGTGCCACACTCATCCTTGGGCTCTACAAAACTATCCAGGCTGACACGCAACCCCTGTAGGAGCGAGCTTGCTCGCGAAAAACCGGAGGGCGCCGCGGGGCATCTGGTTTTACGCGTTATCGTTCACCACCTTCGCGAGCAAGCTCGCTCCTACAGGGCCTCCTACAGTTGAATGGGGTGAGCCAATGTCGGCTGCTGCAACTGCGCGGCGCACTGGTTGAGGTCATCGATCACCTTCTGCGACAGGCTCACGCCTTCGAGCAACGCTTGCTCGCGCAGCTTCAGGCCGGCCTGGCCCGGCAAGCGCACCGGGCGCTCGGGGTCCACCGGACGGCTGGCCCGGATCAGCTTGCTCAGGAACGAACTTTCGTCGGTGAAGGCGTCCAGCCCGCCGAAGAAACGCGGGTCAATCACCACCGCCGTGGCCGAGGCGCCCCACTGGTCCGGCGCGTCCTTGCGCCCATGGCCGGCCAACCCCGAGGTCAGGGCCTCGACCAGAATCGCCAGGGCAAAGCCCTTGTGGCCGAAGGCCTGGCCGCCCAGGGGCAGAATGCTGCCCGGCGGCGTGGTGAAGAAGTCGGCCGGATCATCGCTCAGCTGTCCCTCGTTGCTCATCAGCACCGGGTGCGGCAGTGGGCTGCCGGCCTCGCGGCACTGGCCGACCAGGCCCAGGGTCACGGTGGACATGCTCACATCCAGCAGGATCGGTTCGCCCCGGGTCGGGATGCCGGCGGCAATCGGGTTGGGCGTGTAGATCGGGTCGATCCCGCCATGGGCGCACACCAGTCCCACCGACGGGTCCGAGGAATAGACCATGGCCACCAGGCCGCGGTCAGTGAAAGGCTTCAAGTAAGCGGCCAGGCAACCGATGTGCGAGGCACGGCGCACCACGGCGATCCCTATGCCCTGCGCCGTGGCGCCCTTGGCCGCACAGTCCAGGGCGCGGCTGACACAATACGGGCCAAGCACATAGTGGCCGTCGAACAGCGCAGAGATACCGCTGTCCGAAACCTGCTCGAGCAACCCGGCACTGGCCTTGACCTGCCCCGTCAGCATGCCGCCGATATAGCGGCTCACCAGGTTGAGGCCGTGGGTGCGATGGCCCAGCAGTTCACCTTCGAGCAGCACCCGGGTCACCACTCGGGCGACCTCGGCATCGGCCCCGGCTGTTGCGAACAAATGCTCGACGAAGGTGGTGAGTGTTTGAGCGTCGTAACGGGTTGTGGCAATCAGGGACATGGGACCTCTCGGGCAGTACGGCAGACTTCTTGTTATGGCTCGCCCGTTCCGTGACGGGAGACTCTGCGATAACTGTAGGGAGCCCGCTTCAACATTCCCAATGAGATGATCCGATCAATCGATAACCGGGCGTTATCGAGTTGGCGCTATTGCCCGCGCAAATACTGCAGCAGCGTATTCAACGCCACCGACCTTGGCCGGGAACGCAAGGTCAGCAGGCCAATGTTGACCATGGAAATCGGCAGCTCGACCGGCAACAC carries:
- a CDS encoding MFS transporter produces the protein MKPLKKYQNITVVFLLLIGIVNYLDRSALSIANTSIQKDMMISPSQMGILLSAFSIAYAFAQLPMGMIIDRLGSKIALGASLLVWSVAQSTFGMVNSFAGFMGLRVVLGIGEAPMFPSAAKALSEWFDANERGTPTGIVWSSTCLGPCLAPPLLTLFMVNFGWRGMFIITGAIGIVLAVCWLAFYKSKAQYLAELAAEGKPLPTEKSPHVQAADPKAPKVSYFAGWLDLFKHRSTWGAVLGFMGVIYMLWLHLTWLPGYFEREHGMNLYKTAWLVSLAYGFGAVGTIVAGRFCDRLVRRGMSILASRKFGVITGLVLAALFTVPLSFVTGLTGCIILLCLALFSINMASATAWMIVNTIVDSRRVASFGSIQNFGGYIAGSVAPIVTGFSIQYSGSFNTAFMISAVVALCSALAYYLLLNAPISDAEPVPEHIVGVTE
- a CDS encoding Ldh family oxidoreductase; translation: MIATTRYDAQTLTTFVEHLFATAGADAEVARVVTRVLLEGELLGHRTHGLNLVSRYIGGMLTGQVKASAGLLEQVSDSGISALFDGHYVLGPYCVSRALDCAAKGATAQGIGIAVVRRASHIGCLAAYLKPFTDRGLVAMVYSSDPSVGLVCAHGGIDPIYTPNPIAAGIPTRGEPILLDVSMSTVTLGLVGQCREAGSPLPHPVLMSNEGQLSDDPADFFTTPPGSILPLGGQAFGHKGFALAILVEALTSGLAGHGRKDAPDQWGASATAVVIDPRFFGGLDAFTDESSFLSKLIRASRPVDPERPVRLPGQAGLKLREQALLEGVSLSQKVIDDLNQCAAQLQQPTLAHPIQL
- a CDS encoding GlxA family transcriptional regulator gives rise to the protein MAYDTPRAVPPQTIGFLLLDQFTLISLASAVEPLRMANQLTGQELYRWHTFTLGGAQVWASDGMPITADSSIDDALLLDTVIVCGGTGIQSAVTREHITWLRAQARRSKRMGGVCTGSWALAQAGLLDGFDCSVHWEFLAAMQEAFPRVNLSSSLFTLDRDRVTSSGGTAPLDMMLHLISRDHGHELSAAISDMFVYERIRNEQDHQRVPLKHMLGTHQPKLQEIVALMEANLEEPIDLDELANYVGLSRRQLERLFQKYLKSSPSRYYLKLRLIRARQLLKQTSISIVELSVVCGFVSTPHFSKCYRECFGIPPSDERLVAQPQPQVTARPIGQALPSSRQMGLLEQARAESTFANIKIVKS